The following is a genomic window from Janibacter sp. DB-40.
CGCAGGACGGTCAACCGCGGGTCGGGCAGGTCCCACAGGGTGCGTCGCTCGAGGTCACCCAGGTGGGCCAACCGGGGGTCGGTGAGCACCTGCTCGGCCAACGAGCGGTCACCGCCCAGCACGAGCGCGTCCACGCGCCCGGGTGGCAGGTGCCTGAGCGCGAGCTCGGCCACGGCGGTGACGACGGCATCGGCCTGGTTCCCCCGCCGGCGGCTGTAGCGCTGCTGGCTCCACCCGCCCGCCTTCGTGCGCGACTGCACGTACCGGGTGCCGCACTTGTGGGAGGTGAGCTCACCCCCTTCGTCCACACCGACGGCGTGACCACCGCGACGCACGAGGACGAGCCCGATCCTCGCGTGGTCGAAGGTCTCCCCCACCGCGCGGACGCCATCACCCCCGGTGAGCAGCACTCGGCCCGGCTCGACGGCGGTGGTGACGCCGTCGTGCCGGGCCGCGAAACCGTCGACCCACCGGTCGAGGCGATGGGCACCGACCTCGACGCGGCGGGTCATCGATCAGATGTTGAAGCCGAGGGCGCGCAGCTGCTCTCGCCCGTCGTCGGTGATCTTGTCCGGGCCCCACGGCGGCATCCAGACCCAGTTGATCCGGGAGTCCGTGACGAGGTCCGACAGGGCCTGGGTCACTTGGTCCTCGATGACATCGGTCAACGGGCAGGCCGCGGACGTGAGCGTCATGTCGATGACGGCGTGGTTCTGCGGGTCGACGGTGATGCCGTAGACGAGGCCGAGGTCGACGACGTTGATGCCGAGCTCGGGGTCGACGACGTCGCGCAGCGCCTCCTCGACGTCCGCGACATTGCTGGGGGTCGGTGCCTGGGCGGTCATGCGCTCTCTCCTTCGGGTTCGTTCGCGACATCGACGCCTGCCTGGGCCAGGGCGTCGGTGAGGGCCATCCATCCGAGCAACGCGCACTTCACGCGCGCCGGGTACTGCGCGACGCCGGCCAGGGCGACGCCGTCGCCGATGACCTCCTCGTCGCCCCTCTCCTGGCCGCGGCTGGTGAGCATCTGCCGCATCGCGGCGTGGATCTCCATCGCGTCGTTGATCGACTCGCCGGTCAGCTCGTCGGCGAGGATCGAGGTGCTCGCCATCGAGATCGAGCACCCCATCGCCTCGTACGAGATGTCGGTGATCGTGGCGTCCGGCCCGGTGCCGTCGAGGTGCACCCGCAGGGTGACCTCGTCACCGCAGGTCGGGTTGACGTGGCTGACCTCGGCCTGGTGCCCCTCGCGCAGGCCGTGCCCCACCTGGCGCTTCGAGTGGTCCAGGATCAGCTCCTGGTAGAGGTCCATCAGGCAGCCCCCTTGTCCACGCCGAAGATGCCGGGCACGGTGTCGAGCGCCCTCATGAGCGCGTCGATCTCGTCCGGGGTGTTGTAGACGGCCAGCGAGGCGCGCGTGGTGGCCGCGACCTTGAAGGCGCGGTGCAGCGGCCACGCGCAGTGGTGCCCGACGCGCACGGCCACGCCGTGGTCGTCGAGGACCTGGCCGACGTCGTGCGCGTGCACACCGTCGACGACGAAGCTGACCGCGGCGCCCCGGTGCACCGTGTCCGGCGGACCGATGAGGCGGACCCAGTCACGGGCCGCGACCTGCTCGAGCAGCTGCGCCGTGAGCGCCCGCTCGTGGGCGGCGATGCGCTCGATGCCGATCTCGCGGATCCAGCGCACGGCGGCGCCCAGACCGATTGCCTGGCTGGTCATCGGCACGCCGGCCTCGAAGCGGGTCGGCGGCGGCATGTAGGTGCTGCCCTCCATCCGCACGGCCTCGATCATCGAGCCCCCGGTGAGGAAGGCCGGCATCTGATCGAGCAGGTCGTAACGGCCCCACAGGACCCCGATGCCGCTCGGGCCGTACATCTTGTGGCCGGAGAAGGCGAGCAGGTCCACGCCGAGGTCGGTGACGTCCACCGGCAGGTGGGGCACCGACTGGCAGGCGTCGAGGACCGTGATCGCGCCCACGGACTTCGCCGCGGCGACGAACCGCGGGACGTCGCTGACGGCACCGAGCACGTTGGAGGCATGGGTGAAGGCCATGACCTTCGTGCGCTCGGTGACCATCTCCTCGAGCTGGTCCATGTCGAGGCGGCCGGTCTCGGTGACCCCGATCCAGCGCAGGGTCGCGCCGGTGCGACGGCACAGCTCCTGCCACGGCACGAGGTTGGCGTGGTGCTCGGCCTCGGTGATGAGGATCTCGTCCCCCTCACCGACGCGAAGGGGGGAACCCACCTCCGCGTTGGAGAAGGCGTAGGCCGCCAGGTTCAGCGCCTCGGTGGCGTTCTTGGTGAAGACCACCTCGCGCTCGGCGGCGCCGATGAAGGCGGCGATGTCCGCACGTGCCTGCTCGTAGGCCTCGGTGGCCTCCTCGGACAGCGCGTGCGCGCCGCGGTGCGGTGCGGAGTTCGCCGTGAGGAGGAACTCCCGCTCGGCGTCCAGCACCGCCAGCGGCTTGTGCGAGGTGGCCCCGGAGTCCAGGTAGACCAGCGGTTTGCCCCCGCGCACGCTGCGCCCGAGGATCGGGAACTGCTCGCGCAGGGCGGCCAGCTCCGTGTCGGGGATCAGCTTCTCCGTCATGATCACGCCCCGGTGACCGCGGCGGGCTCCCCCGTCGGGACGAAGCGGTCGTAGCCCTCGGCCTCGAGCTGGTCGGCCAGCTCCGCGCCGCCCTGCTCGGCGATGCGGCCGTCGACGAAGACGTGCACCTGGTCGGGCTTGATGTAGCG
Proteins encoded in this region:
- the sufU gene encoding Fe-S cluster assembly sulfur transfer protein SufU — encoded protein: MDLYQELILDHSKRQVGHGLREGHQAEVSHVNPTCGDEVTLRVHLDGTGPDATITDISYEAMGCSISMASTSILADELTGESINDAMEIHAAMRQMLTSRGQERGDEEVIGDGVALAGVAQYPARVKCALLGWMALTDALAQAGVDVANEPEGESA
- a CDS encoding acVLRF1 family peptidyl-tRNA hydrolase, which encodes MTRRVEVGAHRLDRWVDGFAARHDGVTTAVEPGRVLLTGGDGVRAVGETFDHARIGLVLVRRGGHAVGVDEGGELTSHKCGTRYVQSRTKAGGWSQQRYSRRRGNQADAVVTAVAELALRHLPPGRVDALVLGGDRSLAEQVLTDPRLAHLGDLERRTLWDLPDPRLTVLREAARRARAVRFVLDD
- a CDS encoding metal-sulfur cluster assembly factor, translated to MTAQAPTPSNVADVEEALRDVVDPELGINVVDLGLVYGITVDPQNHAVIDMTLTSAACPLTDVIEDQVTQALSDLVTDSRINWVWMPPWGPDKITDDGREQLRALGFNI
- a CDS encoding SufS family cysteine desulfurase; the protein is MTEKLIPDTELAALREQFPILGRSVRGGKPLVYLDSGATSHKPLAVLDAEREFLLTANSAPHRGAHALSEEATEAYEQARADIAAFIGAAEREVVFTKNATEALNLAAYAFSNAEVGSPLRVGEGDEILITEAEHHANLVPWQELCRRTGATLRWIGVTETGRLDMDQLEEMVTERTKVMAFTHASNVLGAVSDVPRFVAAAKSVGAITVLDACQSVPHLPVDVTDLGVDLLAFSGHKMYGPSGIGVLWGRYDLLDQMPAFLTGGSMIEAVRMEGSTYMPPPTRFEAGVPMTSQAIGLGAAVRWIREIGIERIAAHERALTAQLLEQVAARDWVRLIGPPDTVHRGAAVSFVVDGVHAHDVGQVLDDHGVAVRVGHHCAWPLHRAFKVAATTRASLAVYNTPDEIDALMRALDTVPGIFGVDKGAA